In Woeseia oceani, one DNA window encodes the following:
- a CDS encoding oligosaccharide flippase family protein has product MSIGKRVAKNVFSNWANLAVNIVISFFLAPFIVKSLGNTWYGIWVIMMQFTGYLYLLDFGVRESVIRYVSKFLASKESESLDEILSASLLFYSGIGFIALAVSTALAFGFSSIFNVDPDVVPVAKIVIVLAGLTIGQTLAFNVYTGVVMGLQRYDIFNKIGIVFAFIRLALILVFLNLGYGILALAIIQLVIGLGNNLLIYRASKILLGEHGYQLRYKHRPLREQIPVFRSLYNYSVHVVVNNLGQKAIFYTDALIIGVFMNAASVTFYAIAGNLIEYLRRLILISNTVLNPLVSELETKKDTAAIQTVLMQGGRLSMLMALPIAAIYLTMGRQFIGHWMGYEYAALSGDVLFILAVSVALSTPQNTISSILYGISRHKIIANLRIVEAIANFAISIVLVQSLGIIGVALGTAIPQIVIMTIVLPLMVLRLLKLPVGKYVLETYVRPVAATAPFAAACYAVNTYIPASSLLTLMVQFALLGPVYLAGAWFIALHTRERRQYGQVLRSYLPALS; this is encoded by the coding sequence ATGTCAATCGGTAAGAGAGTCGCCAAGAACGTTTTCTCCAACTGGGCGAATCTGGCAGTCAATATCGTCATCTCGTTCTTCCTTGCGCCGTTCATTGTGAAATCGCTCGGCAATACCTGGTATGGCATCTGGGTCATCATGATGCAGTTTACCGGGTATTTGTACCTGCTCGATTTCGGCGTGAGGGAATCGGTCATACGCTATGTATCGAAATTCCTTGCCAGCAAAGAAAGCGAAAGTCTCGACGAAATCCTCAGTGCCAGTCTGCTCTTTTACAGCGGAATAGGCTTTATTGCCTTGGCAGTATCCACCGCACTGGCGTTCGGCTTCTCCAGCATTTTCAACGTTGATCCCGACGTTGTGCCAGTTGCAAAAATCGTCATTGTCCTCGCCGGGCTGACCATTGGCCAGACTCTCGCATTCAACGTCTATACCGGCGTAGTTATGGGTCTGCAGCGCTACGATATCTTTAACAAGATCGGCATTGTCTTTGCCTTCATACGTCTTGCACTGATACTCGTATTTCTCAATCTGGGTTACGGAATACTGGCGCTGGCCATTATTCAACTGGTGATCGGCCTCGGCAACAACCTGCTGATTTACCGGGCTTCCAAGATACTGCTGGGCGAACACGGCTACCAGCTACGCTACAAACACCGGCCATTGCGTGAGCAGATCCCCGTATTCCGTTCACTCTACAATTACAGCGTTCACGTAGTCGTCAACAATCTGGGGCAGAAAGCCATTTTCTATACGGATGCACTGATCATTGGTGTATTCATGAATGCCGCGTCGGTTACCTTCTATGCCATTGCCGGCAACCTGATAGAGTACCTTCGGCGCCTGATCCTGATCTCCAATACGGTATTGAACCCGCTGGTCAGCGAGCTGGAAACCAAGAAGGACACAGCGGCCATTCAGACCGTTCTTATGCAGGGTGGCAGGCTTTCCATGTTGATGGCATTGCCCATTGCGGCGATCTATCTGACGATGGGACGGCAATTCATTGGTCACTGGATGGGTTACGAATACGCCGCACTATCTGGCGACGTCCTCTTTATTCTGGCGGTGTCTGTTGCCCTATCCACACCGCAGAACACCATCAGCAGTATTCTCTACGGTATCAGTCGACACAAAATAATTGCGAACCTGCGCATTGTAGAAGCTATTGCCAATTTCGCCATTAGCATTGTACTGGTGCAATCGCTCGGCATAATAGGCGTCGCCCTCGGTACGGCCATTCCGCAGATTGTCATAATGACGATCGTGCTGCCGCTCATGGTCCTGCGTTTGCTCAAACTACCTGTCGGCAAATACGTACTCGAAACCTACGTCCGTCCCGTTGCCGCAACCGCACCGTTTGCTGCCGCCTGTTACGCGGTCAATACTTATATTCCAGCGTCGTCCTTGCTGACACTCATGGTGCAATTTGCGTTGCTCGGCCCTGTCTATCTGGCTGGTGCCTGGTTCATTGCATTGCATACCCGGGAAAGACGACAGTACGGACAGGTCCTCCGGAGTTACCTCCCTGCCCTCTCCTGA
- a CDS encoding acyl-CoA ligase (AMP-forming), exosortase A system-associated, whose product MSSTSDQASSLQKLPDILTRGAERTPDKVALTFKDDRYSYADLSVTVAALAAQLAARQSASQTRVAVLLPNCPEAVIAAFATMLTGGIYVPVNPLLRPRQIEHVLKDSGASVLISTSYLFQSIAGVLEALPNIDTVILSDATEAAVQTPAKFEMLTWQEALAGRPGEASASPHTPTLDDPALIFYTSGSTGRAKGVLVSHRNLLDGVRIVSGYLNNSAQDRILATLPMSFDYGFSQITTAFYANAEVVLTNYSMPQQLLGELRKYRITGLAGVPTMWAQLVTVVWPEEITEHLRYMTNSGGRIPSSVLQRLRSRAGSAKLFLMYGLTESFRSTYLDPAQLDTRSDSIGKAIPGVTIDVVNANGESCAPGEPGELVHSGALISMGYWKNAAATAERFKPLPKALSNGSPHRLAVWSGDLVRRDEDGYLFFVDRADHMLKSSGYRISPAEVEEVIHASDLVEHVIAVGLPDERVGQRIAVAIVPKSLHEDNDFAIRHVCARELPPYMQPDEILILKSLPLTAHGKPDRPGIRDLFSAAPLRN is encoded by the coding sequence ATGAGCAGCACATCCGATCAGGCATCATCGTTGCAGAAGTTGCCTGACATATTGACCCGCGGAGCCGAACGGACCCCCGACAAAGTCGCGCTGACATTCAAAGATGACAGGTATTCGTACGCCGATTTATCGGTCACCGTTGCGGCACTTGCCGCACAATTGGCGGCCCGCCAGTCCGCGTCACAAACGAGGGTCGCTGTCTTGTTGCCCAATTGCCCGGAAGCAGTGATTGCGGCATTCGCTACCATGCTCACAGGCGGCATCTACGTACCGGTCAATCCGTTATTGCGTCCTCGCCAGATCGAACACGTATTGAAAGACAGCGGTGCTTCGGTGCTGATTAGCACGAGCTACCTGTTTCAATCGATCGCAGGCGTACTTGAAGCCCTGCCAAACATAGACACGGTGATACTGTCTGACGCAACCGAAGCCGCCGTGCAAACGCCTGCGAAATTCGAAATGCTCACGTGGCAGGAGGCCCTGGCTGGCCGCCCTGGTGAGGCCAGCGCTTCTCCGCACACGCCCACTCTCGACGATCCCGCGCTGATCTTTTACACCTCCGGCAGTACCGGTCGGGCAAAGGGCGTTCTCGTATCCCACAGAAATTTGCTGGACGGTGTGCGCATCGTCTCAGGCTATCTCAATAACTCGGCACAGGATCGAATACTCGCAACGCTGCCGATGAGCTTCGACTACGGCTTCAGCCAGATCACCACTGCGTTTTATGCCAATGCAGAGGTGGTACTGACCAACTATTCAATGCCCCAGCAGCTGCTTGGAGAACTGCGCAAGTACCGGATCACTGGTCTGGCCGGCGTCCCCACGATGTGGGCCCAGCTGGTGACTGTCGTCTGGCCGGAAGAAATCACCGAACACTTGCGGTACATGACCAACTCCGGCGGGCGCATTCCCTCGTCCGTATTGCAACGCCTGCGCTCGCGAGCCGGCAGCGCTAAGCTTTTCCTGATGTACGGACTGACGGAATCATTTCGATCCACCTACCTTGATCCGGCGCAACTTGATACCCGCTCGGACTCAATCGGCAAGGCAATTCCCGGTGTGACCATCGACGTCGTCAACGCCAACGGCGAAAGCTGCGCGCCGGGTGAGCCTGGCGAGCTGGTACACAGTGGCGCACTCATCAGCATGGGTTACTGGAAGAACGCTGCGGCGACTGCTGAACGATTTAAACCCTTGCCGAAGGCGCTCAGCAATGGCAGTCCACATCGGCTCGCCGTATGGTCTGGCGACCTGGTCAGACGCGATGAGGACGGATACCTGTTTTTCGTTGACCGCGCGGATCATATGCTCAAGAGCTCGGGCTACCGGATCAGCCCTGCCGAAGTCGAAGAGGTCATTCATGCGAGCGACCTCGTTGAACATGTCATTGCCGTTGGCCTGCCGGACGAGCGGGTCGGTCAACGAATCGCGGTAGCTATCGTTCCCAAATCACTGCATGAGGACAATGATTTCGCTATCCGCCATGTGTGTGCACGGGAACTGCCACCGTACATGCAACCTGATGAAATATTAATTCTCAAATCGCTGCCGCTTACTGCCCATGGAAAGCCTGATCGGCCTGGGATCCGCGACCTGTTCTCCGCCGCTCCTTTGCGGAACTGA
- a CDS encoding MBOAT family O-acyltransferase encodes MLFNSFIFWAFFAIVIAVYWRLNLRGQNVLLLVASYTFYGYWDWRFLSLILLSTAIDFVVAQKVDANEDPGRRKRWLLLSICTNLGLLGFFKYFGFFVNEFALLLEAAGFSASIPTLNIILPVGISFYTFQTLSYTIDVYRRVTRPTRGLLDFAVYVSFFPQLVAGPIERSKDLMPQILKPRVLAQGAFAEGLYHVLFGMFKKVVIADNLAPVVDRIFSTPTAELANTEILFGIYAFAIQIYCDFSGYSSIAQGIAKWLGINLSWNFKMPYFSRTPSEFWQRWHITLSSWLRDYLYIPLGGNRSGVYGTFRNLMLTMALGGLWHGANWTFIVWGVIHGSVLIAYHILEARGRALTALSGVKRLFSVIIFFHIVCITWIYFRAESLTQANEMVIGLFQNVGVTDFSAYILGMLAFFALPMMLLEFWIERSRNLLHVLSLPRMVRAAIYAYFVFMLLVFPPLTPQVFVYFQF; translated from the coding sequence ATGCTGTTTAACAGTTTCATATTCTGGGCGTTCTTCGCCATCGTTATTGCGGTTTACTGGCGGCTGAATCTCCGTGGTCAGAACGTCCTGCTCCTCGTGGCAAGCTACACGTTTTACGGCTACTGGGACTGGCGTTTTCTTTCGCTGATTCTCCTGTCTACTGCGATCGACTTCGTCGTCGCGCAGAAAGTGGATGCCAATGAAGACCCTGGGCGACGGAAGCGCTGGCTGCTGCTATCGATCTGCACCAATCTTGGCCTGCTGGGCTTTTTCAAATACTTTGGCTTTTTTGTTAATGAATTCGCACTACTGTTGGAAGCGGCTGGTTTCAGCGCATCAATACCCACACTTAATATCATTCTGCCAGTCGGCATCTCCTTCTATACCTTCCAGACGCTCAGCTACACGATTGACGTATACCGGCGGGTAACTCGCCCTACCCGCGGCTTACTCGATTTCGCTGTCTATGTGTCGTTCTTTCCGCAGCTTGTCGCCGGACCGATCGAACGCTCGAAAGACCTGATGCCGCAGATCCTGAAACCACGCGTACTGGCACAAGGCGCGTTTGCCGAAGGCCTGTACCACGTGCTCTTCGGCATGTTCAAGAAGGTGGTGATTGCAGACAACCTGGCTCCCGTAGTGGACCGGATTTTCTCGACACCGACTGCAGAACTCGCCAATACAGAGATCCTGTTCGGAATCTACGCGTTCGCAATACAGATCTATTGCGACTTCTCGGGCTATTCATCGATTGCACAGGGCATTGCCAAGTGGCTAGGCATTAATCTTTCCTGGAATTTCAAGATGCCGTACTTTTCCAGAACACCTAGCGAGTTCTGGCAACGTTGGCACATCACGCTGTCGTCCTGGCTGCGCGACTACCTCTACATCCCATTGGGCGGCAACCGCAGCGGTGTGTACGGCACTTTCAGAAACCTGATGCTGACCATGGCCCTTGGCGGCCTGTGGCACGGTGCCAACTGGACCTTCATCGTCTGGGGCGTCATTCACGGTTCTGTCCTGATCGCCTATCACATCCTGGAAGCCCGTGGCCGGGCGCTAACGGCCCTGTCGGGAGTGAAGCGACTATTCAGCGTTATTATATTTTTCCATATCGTTTGCATCACCTGGATCTACTTCCGCGCCGAGTCACTGACTCAGGCGAACGAAATGGTCATCGGATTGTTCCAAAATGTTGGCGTAACGGATTTTTCCGCGTATATCCTCGGTATGCTCGCTTTCTTCGCCTTGCCCATGATGCTGCTGGAATTCTGGATAGAACGATCGCGAAACCTGCTGCACGTACTGAGTCTGCCGCGAATGGTCCGGGCCGCCATCTATGCCTATTTCGTGTTCATGTTGCTGGTCTTCCCACCACTAACGCCGCAAGTATTCGTGTACTTCCAGTTCTAA
- a CDS encoding VOC family protein produces the protein MNLDHVCIAVRKIDPAREKLCQMFGYRARTEKVTNTRQQVVVQFLEKAGSINLKLIEPVDMHSPLVDFVKKGGGLHHLCFRADDGTEAIQHLTNSGARLITKPQPGEAFDDNPIAFLFCGFGLNIEVIDTDARRAEITPPS, from the coding sequence ATGAATCTGGATCACGTTTGCATCGCTGTCAGGAAAATCGACCCGGCTCGCGAAAAGCTCTGCCAGATGTTTGGCTACCGCGCGCGAACTGAAAAAGTCACCAACACCCGGCAACAGGTGGTAGTGCAGTTTCTGGAGAAAGCCGGCTCAATAAACCTCAAGTTAATTGAACCTGTCGATATGCATTCACCACTTGTCGATTTCGTCAAGAAAGGCGGTGGCCTGCACCATTTGTGCTTTCGCGCCGACGATGGCACCGAAGCGATACAGCACCTGACTAATTCCGGCGCTCGACTGATAACCAAGCCGCAGCCCGGTGAAGCATTCGACGACAACCCGATCGCCTTTCTTTTCTGCGGTTTTGGCTTGAACATAGAAGTTATCGACACGGATGCACGGCGTGCCGAAATAACACCGCCATCATGA
- a CDS encoding alpha/beta fold hydrolase, which yields MAVSAEAVTFRNRDGKLLFGTLHSPVSQNPERPMIVLLSPGVKMRVGPHRLYNRMTEAFLKQGYAVFKFDFYGLGDSEGELGKELLAEVYNDTENGAFVNDGIDALDWLQNERGVDTFILGGLCGGAISSILLAQNEQRVVGLLSLGMTVTLAMGAADRTRFASQGELAALRKGYVQRLLNPKSWLRLLTFQSDFRSIGRALAQLFTRKKATPAATAVEPAKQPDSNANPLFPEAFFKMANSGRKILLVFSGADRLYWDFDEKFAQPYANELRNVADAYELHVVENANHVFSFREWEADMLQVSADWLDRHFQQATTHEAA from the coding sequence ATGGCAGTTAGCGCTGAAGCAGTCACCTTTCGTAACCGCGATGGCAAGCTCCTCTTTGGAACCTTGCATTCCCCCGTCAGCCAGAACCCTGAGCGGCCAATGATCGTGCTCTTGTCGCCGGGAGTAAAAATGCGGGTTGGTCCACACCGGCTGTACAACCGCATGACCGAGGCATTCCTCAAGCAGGGCTATGCCGTATTCAAGTTCGACTTCTATGGGCTGGGTGATTCCGAAGGCGAACTGGGGAAGGAATTACTCGCCGAAGTCTACAACGATACCGAGAACGGCGCGTTCGTTAATGACGGTATCGACGCGCTGGACTGGCTGCAGAACGAACGCGGTGTTGACACCTTTATTCTCGGCGGCCTGTGTGGTGGCGCAATCAGCAGTATATTGCTCGCCCAGAACGAGCAACGTGTCGTCGGCCTGCTGTCGCTGGGCATGACCGTAACGCTGGCCATGGGCGCTGCTGACAGAACTCGCTTCGCCAGCCAGGGCGAGCTCGCCGCACTGCGCAAAGGCTATGTGCAACGCTTGCTCAATCCGAAATCATGGCTTCGCCTGCTCACCTTTCAGAGTGACTTCCGCAGCATCGGACGAGCACTGGCCCAACTGTTTACCCGCAAAAAGGCGACACCGGCAGCGACTGCCGTTGAACCGGCCAAACAGCCGGATTCAAATGCTAACCCACTGTTTCCAGAAGCTTTCTTTAAGATGGCGAACAGCGGGCGCAAGATTCTGCTGGTCTTCAGCGGCGCGGACCGGCTGTACTGGGATTTTGACGAAAAATTTGCACAGCCTTACGCCAACGAATTGAGAAACGTTGCCGATGCCTACGAATTGCACGTCGTGGAGAATGCCAATCACGTATTCTCGTTCCGCGAATGGGAAGCGGACATGCTGCAAGTATCAGCCGACTGGCTCGACAGGCACTTCCAGCAAGCAACGACCCATGAAGCGGCTTGA
- a CDS encoding alpha/beta fold hydrolase — MVLCHPFGEEKLWSHRVYVNFARRAAELGMAVLRFDFRGHGDSAGHSEDYGAECYLEDIHTAVAQLRLDCPTLESIDLLGLRFGAALASQYAARHDGIRHLMLWEPIVSGEKYMQELLRINLSTQLAVYGKVRDNREKLVEKLAAGEPANVDGYLISHDFYDQCGKIDLLTSAKSRLSGKALVVQIAPNIKQKDRPEFVQLSEHFTSSDFLKVEEPAFWREIKPYTSTTTTLVPETLSWLEQHNGS, encoded by the coding sequence ATCGTCCTGTGCCATCCATTTGGCGAGGAGAAACTTTGGAGCCACCGGGTCTATGTCAATTTCGCCCGCCGTGCCGCCGAACTCGGCATGGCAGTCCTTCGTTTCGACTTTCGGGGGCACGGCGATAGCGCCGGCCATTCGGAAGACTACGGTGCTGAATGTTATCTGGAGGACATCCACACCGCCGTAGCGCAACTGCGTCTTGATTGCCCTACTCTGGAGAGTATCGACCTGCTCGGCTTGCGCTTCGGCGCCGCGCTCGCCAGCCAGTATGCTGCCCGGCACGATGGCATCCGCCACTTAATGCTGTGGGAGCCGATCGTCTCCGGCGAGAAATACATGCAGGAATTGCTGCGCATAAACCTGAGTACGCAGCTTGCGGTGTACGGCAAGGTCCGTGACAACCGTGAAAAGCTGGTCGAAAAGCTCGCTGCCGGCGAACCTGCCAACGTAGATGGCTACCTGATCTCGCACGATTTCTACGATCAATGCGGAAAAATCGACCTGCTGACATCGGCAAAATCCAGGCTGTCTGGCAAGGCGCTCGTCGTGCAGATAGCACCCAACATCAAGCAGAAAGACCGGCCTGAGTTTGTCCAACTCAGCGAGCACTTTACTTCCAGTGATTTCCTGAAGGTCGAAGAACCGGCGTTCTGGCGGGAAATTAAGCCCTATACTTCAACCACGACCACCCTCGTCCCCGAAACACTGAGTTGGCTGGAGCAACACAATGGCAGTTAG
- a CDS encoding glycosyltransferase family 4 protein: MVTKSRVLNTSIQPPLPGPTDQNPEHGYEDFPEDINNVDPNNAGNSVLLVGNYAPDEGFSWWLMENFWLQFGELAEQRGVRTLLAYPVQGKLPPHIKSSSQLTPVLLRVPGRTFSELWRACRFIRQQRVHLLYFSDRTFSNWRYVALRLAGAKTLINHAHSGGENRNTAGIRGMVKSILRKIPPFNCDLQFCVSPYMSEKAELSARIPANKLVTIQNGVEPIAVPAANPNYIHELLGIDPATRVCVSSGRADRRKRIDFLIEVANYYVHELQGKNVVFVHCGDGPDLQRLTELVASKGLSEWFRLIGRRSDVPDILRSSSFAIHASASEAFSLAILEFMNSGLATLVPDIASVTQAIDDAQSGFYYRPGDVADAADKVRTLAESPELATTLGAQAKLTANSKYRLDSMNKAFRNAVDQALNRL, translated from the coding sequence GTGGTCACCAAATCCCGCGTGCTGAATACAAGCATTCAACCTCCACTCCCCGGACCAACTGATCAGAACCCTGAGCACGGTTACGAGGATTTCCCAGAAGACATTAACAACGTCGACCCGAATAATGCTGGCAACAGCGTATTGCTGGTAGGCAACTACGCGCCGGACGAAGGCTTCTCGTGGTGGCTCATGGAGAATTTCTGGCTGCAGTTCGGCGAACTGGCCGAGCAGCGAGGAGTGCGCACCCTGCTCGCTTATCCTGTACAGGGAAAGTTGCCGCCTCACATCAAAAGCTCTTCTCAATTGACCCCCGTACTCCTTCGTGTGCCGGGGAGAACCTTCAGTGAACTCTGGCGCGCCTGCCGCTTCATCCGCCAGCAGCGCGTGCATTTGCTTTACTTCAGTGACAGAACGTTCAGCAATTGGCGATACGTCGCACTTAGGCTGGCCGGCGCCAAGACCCTCATCAACCATGCTCATTCCGGCGGCGAGAACCGCAATACAGCGGGCATCAGGGGGATGGTCAAATCGATACTCCGGAAAATTCCGCCGTTCAATTGTGATTTGCAGTTCTGTGTCTCGCCGTACATGAGCGAGAAAGCTGAGCTTAGTGCAAGAATACCGGCCAACAAGCTGGTCACCATTCAGAACGGCGTCGAACCCATTGCTGTACCAGCCGCGAACCCGAATTACATTCACGAGCTACTTGGCATAGACCCGGCCACCCGGGTTTGCGTGTCGTCCGGCCGAGCTGATCGGCGCAAGCGCATCGATTTCCTGATTGAGGTAGCCAATTACTATGTGCACGAGCTCCAGGGCAAGAACGTGGTATTCGTGCATTGTGGCGATGGGCCAGACCTCCAAAGACTGACCGAACTCGTGGCAAGCAAGGGCCTCAGCGAGTGGTTCAGGCTTATCGGCAGACGCTCCGATGTGCCGGATATTTTGCGATCGAGCTCCTTCGCCATTCACGCATCCGCCAGCGAAGCCTTCTCGTTAGCCATTCTGGAATTCATGAATTCCGGGCTGGCGACGCTGGTGCCGGACATTGCCTCTGTCACGCAGGCTATCGACGATGCGCAGAGCGGCTTCTATTACCGTCCAGGTGATGTCGCCGATGCTGCCGACAAAGTACGGACCCTCGCCGAATCTCCGGAACTCGCGACGACGCTCGGTGCCCAGGCGAAACTCACCGCCAACTCAAAATACCGCCTGGATTCCATGAACAAAGCGTTCCGCAACGCTGTCGACCAGGCGTTGAACCGGCTCTGA
- a CDS encoding right-handed parallel beta-helix repeat-containing protein: protein MTTRIWTRKHGDTGRIKRRGSHAFALFVAMMLGATGIQSKELYVDGANGDDSVSYAQNSASSPWSTLGRAMWGSTNINSPNAGQAAQAGDTVIVRAGVYATTQGTGERYEPIYNPVNDGRPGDPITIRAEGVVSLQSNTSTIGEPIIGTLNRQYIVWDGFYIDEINVDTKADTGPVVVWGSSNITIQNLTVRGKTVNWGDNHSAIRIEYSTDSLIRSNHLFENRGASNQYNGSAIILYDSSGIVMEHNEIHDSQGGIFIKGAYGGTANHRITVRYNLLYNLGVGITHGIVNDAGTAFGARTYQNIVHNSGSGIVFIGYNGSSPANIDVTNNTLYANNLGIHVKPGTSGYRDVVIRNNIILDSSYGIQGEDVTDVSNITFSNNIYSSVGTLARIAYANHSLSSWQSNFNQDLVGSMQSDPMLVNAAGGNFRLSGASPALNAGLDILNMFGGGAINLGAYVTGDEVIGVTSELVDPPKIPMPPTLQ from the coding sequence ATGACTACTCGGATATGGACCCGCAAACACGGGGATACAGGACGTATCAAACGCCGCGGCAGCCACGCATTTGCACTGTTTGTCGCAATGATGCTGGGAGCAACTGGCATTCAATCCAAGGAACTCTATGTCGATGGCGCCAATGGCGACGACAGTGTGAGCTATGCACAGAACAGTGCCAGCAGTCCTTGGTCGACACTTGGCCGCGCGATGTGGGGCAGCACAAACATCAACAGCCCGAACGCCGGACAAGCTGCACAGGCCGGTGATACCGTCATCGTCAGAGCTGGCGTCTATGCAACGACCCAGGGAACCGGCGAACGTTACGAACCGATCTACAATCCGGTCAACGACGGTCGTCCTGGTGACCCGATTACTATTCGGGCAGAAGGCGTAGTTAGTCTGCAATCGAACACGAGCACTATCGGCGAACCAATTATCGGTACTTTGAACCGTCAGTACATTGTTTGGGACGGCTTCTATATTGATGAGATCAATGTAGACACCAAAGCCGACACCGGCCCGGTCGTTGTCTGGGGGTCCAGCAACATTACGATTCAGAACCTGACTGTGCGCGGCAAGACGGTCAACTGGGGTGACAATCACAGTGCTATTCGAATCGAGTACTCCACTGACTCATTGATTCGCAGCAACCACCTGTTTGAGAACCGCGGTGCATCGAACCAGTACAATGGCTCAGCAATCATTCTTTATGATTCAAGCGGTATCGTCATGGAGCACAATGAAATCCATGACTCACAGGGCGGCATCTTTATTAAAGGCGCGTACGGCGGAACCGCGAACCATAGAATTACCGTGCGCTATAACCTGCTGTACAACCTCGGTGTTGGCATTACGCACGGCATTGTCAATGACGCTGGCACTGCGTTCGGCGCCCGGACATATCAGAACATCGTCCACAATTCCGGGTCCGGCATTGTATTTATAGGCTATAACGGCTCAAGCCCTGCCAACATTGATGTTACCAACAACACCCTGTACGCGAACAACCTTGGCATTCATGTCAAGCCGGGCACGAGTGGTTACCGCGATGTCGTAATTCGCAACAACATTATTCTGGACAGTTCTTACGGTATCCAGGGTGAAGACGTTACTGACGTAAGTAACATCACCTTCTCGAATAACATCTATTCATCCGTCGGCACGCTCGCCAGAATTGCCTACGCAAACCACTCGCTTTCCAGCTGGCAAAGCAACTTCAATCAGGATCTGGTCGGCAGCATGCAATCCGATCCAATGCTGGTAAATGCAGCGGGCGGCAATTTCCGTCTGAGCGGAGCTTCACCGGCATTGAACGCGGGCCTTGATATTCTGAACATGTTCGGTGGCGGCGCAATTAACCTTGGCGCGTACGTCACAGGTGACGAAGTCATCGGCGTCACGTCGGAGCTTGTCGATCCCCCAAAGATCCCAATGCCGCCCACACTGCAATAA
- a CDS encoding GDSL-type esterase/lipase family protein translates to MTSKNAPAVILGASYAAHWPIEQLAGHPVVNRGIGGNESFDMHERFDEDVVALEPAKVLIWGFINDIFRAEPGKMEETKQRIQSGYKAMVAAAEKEGIEVILATEVSIRGEAGFANWAASVIGDILGKTSYQSMINGHVKEVNIWLKDFARSKGITVLDFESLLADSDGTRKSEFAVDDGSHLTAAAYATMSKYTQDALQAGRTANEVK, encoded by the coding sequence ATGACAAGCAAGAATGCTCCAGCGGTAATACTTGGAGCCTCGTACGCGGCCCATTGGCCAATTGAACAACTGGCCGGTCACCCGGTGGTCAACAGAGGGATAGGAGGCAATGAGTCTTTTGACATGCACGAGCGATTCGACGAGGACGTTGTCGCGCTCGAACCTGCCAAGGTCTTAATCTGGGGTTTTATCAATGACATCTTCCGTGCAGAACCAGGGAAGATGGAGGAAACGAAACAACGCATTCAAAGCGGTTACAAAGCAATGGTTGCCGCTGCAGAAAAGGAAGGAATTGAAGTCATACTTGCAACAGAAGTGTCAATTCGTGGTGAAGCCGGGTTTGCGAACTGGGCTGCCAGCGTTATCGGCGACATTCTGGGCAAGACCAGTTATCAGAGCATGATCAATGGGCACGTGAAAGAGGTCAATATCTGGCTCAAAGACTTCGCTCGCTCCAAAGGCATAACGGTTCTCGATTTTGAATCACTACTCGCGGACTCAGATGGAACACGGAAGAGCGAGTTTGCTGTCGACGACGGCAGTCATCTCACGGCAGCGGCATACGCGACCATGAGCAAGTACACACAAGATGCATTACAAGCCGGACGGACGGCTAACGAGGTTAAATAG
- a CDS encoding putative Ig domain-containing protein: protein MKLVLSKSIGTIAILSLLLTLSGCLTAGGEVDNGDGNSPPPGQDGNTAPVISGSPASAITIGQTYTFTPNATDPDGDSLTFSIENRPNWATFNAANGQLTGQPLLGNEGTYSNITISVSDGTATVVLRQFSITVTQSGLGSATLSLAAPSVNTDGTPFTDHAAFKIYYGMTRGQYPNDVYIDNPGLSSYQVENLAPGTYYFVATAVNQYGIESSFSNDVMRVVN, encoded by the coding sequence ATGAAACTAGTTTTGTCCAAGTCGATCGGCACTATTGCCATCCTGTCGTTGCTGCTGACACTGAGTGGCTGCCTGACGGCGGGCGGGGAAGTCGATAACGGCGACGGCAATTCGCCACCGCCAGGTCAGGACGGAAACACGGCCCCGGTCATATCCGGCAGCCCCGCCTCCGCCATTACGATCGGGCAGACCTATACATTTACCCCGAACGCCACCGACCCGGACGGCGATTCGTTGACGTTTTCGATTGAGAATCGTCCCAACTGGGCTACGTTCAATGCCGCCAACGGGCAGCTAACGGGACAGCCATTGCTGGGCAATGAAGGCACCTACAGCAACATCACCATTAGCGTATCGGATGGCACGGCAACCGTCGTACTTCGCCAGTTCTCGATTACCGTTACCCAATCAGGCCTGGGCTCCGCAACTTTGTCGCTGGCTGCCCCGTCGGTAAACACCGACGGTACACCGTTTACCGATCACGCCGCCTTCAAAATCTACTATGGCATGACGCGCGGCCAGTATCCGAACGACGTTTACATCGACAATCCGGGCCTGTCGTCTTATCAAGTTGAGAATCTGGCACCTGGCACTTATTACTTTGTCGCTACCGCCGTGAATCAGTACGGCATAGAAAGCAGCTTTTCCAACGACGTCATGCGAGTCGTAAACTAA